The genomic interval AGGACAAAATTCGGCGTCCAATAAAAGGAGCTTCAAATTCCGCCAGTCCAATTCCTGTCGAAATATCCAAACCAAGAGACAAATGACACTTCATAGTTGCAAAGCTAGGTCTGGTTGCGGTGAATCGATGGTACCAGAAGATTGTTTTGCAGGTGACCCTGGAGATTGACAATCAATATTCAAGTCAGGCGGAAAGGTTTCCTGTTTCTGCCTCGATTGGCTACGAGGACTGAGACCTCGCCAAGGGGACTGCATTTGAAATCTAGGTTGGTCAGCAGATGTTGATTGAGGGAAAACCATAGGTTGGTTGGAGAACTGCGAGACGGCACCTGTGTGAATAGGTTGAGGTCTAGGTGCATGAAATGGAAAATTGTTCTTATCTGATTGGAATGACATTCCACCAGGAGACTCACCCCGAATTCGCGAAATATGCTGATGGAACTCTCTTGGTAAGTTGTGAAAAGAATCTGCAGAAATCTGAtttttgggtgaaccagtatttTCAGGTCCTAGTTTAAACCCTCCTGCCCCTGCAGACATCCATGCACGAGCAGCTTCTGTTGAAGCATTACCCAAGTTATCTCTTTGATCAGATGGAATTGATGGCTTTTCTGGCAGAGTACCTACTGGTGAATGGTTAGAAGAAGTCTGTTGCTTTTGAGCCTCTTCTGTAAACATTCTCATCGACTGAACTGGGTCACTGACACCCTGTTCCTGTCCACGGACAACAAAAGGAGCTGCTGCTCTGGTTGTTTGCTTTGATGTACTATCAGATGATGGACCGTTCGAGCGTCTATTCAAGCTTGTTTTCATGAATTTTCCATCAGGCAATTCTCCACTAACAATTTCATTAGTATCTGGTTGCTTGAAAGTTGTAGATGGCAAAGCATTCAAATTTCTAGGCGCTATCTCATTGGGCTTAGATTCTGCTGTAGGAGTATTACTTTCAAACTTTGCAACCAGACTGGAATGGTTTTGATTACTTGAGGGTAAAGATTTCAGCTCCAATTTTTTCAAACTCTTATTCTCAGATTTACCAAAATTCCTAGATTGGGCATTCTGCTGATTAGGCTTCACTCCAGCAGAACCAATAGAAGGATTTCCTTCAAATACAGGCCCACGGGTAGGACAATTTGAAGAATGTTTTCCCTCAAGCACATGTCCATTTACAGGATGTTCAGTGCTGGGTTCCACATCCGTAAATTTTTTGTCACCATGCAACTTCAAAATCAAACTAGTATCTTTCTGGACATGATTAGAGAGCATATATATTGGGTTTGGAAGCGGTTCATACTCTCCAACCCAGCCACGACCAAATTTACAGCTGGCAGGAAGTGCCTGTTGAATCCTGTGTGACGCGACTTTCCAAACAATGGGTCCTAGAGATGCACTAAAACGAGCCAAACTCCTAGTATAGGAATATTCAGTATGAACGCCAACCtgtatccaaaaaataaaaattataatgctTCAATGATATGAGTAGAAGAAAGACAACATTTGAGAATTAGAATGTATCCTTTTGATACATACAGTAACTAGCTGTCTCATTCCACTCTCAAAGGTCATAAATGTTGAATCTGATCTACTGATTGGTTGATTAGGCATATTATAAGATGCACGACGATTGTCATCAAGTACAAATGACTTCCTTCCCAACTTATAGAGCATACTCTTCCCTGGAACAacggaaaaaaaatcaatcaaaatggAATAACCAGATCTTAACATTAGTTTCGTACTGGAAACGTGTGTTAGCATGTTTGCTTCTTTGAGATACCTGTCAAAACATCTTCAGATTTCTCTTGATTTGCATCAATCAAGAAAGTATTCCCTTCCACAATACCATCAATGTTTCCAGGCCTCTCACAGCTACCACCTTGCATTGGATGGAAAGTTGGCTGTATATCTCCAATAGTAGCCAGAGTAGCGCCAGAAGAGAAATCAAAGCCAACAGGTTCCTGTGAGGCACAACCTGGTGTCTTTTTCAATGACTTCTTAACCAAAGAATTCGACCGTGTTTTTTGTTCTGATTTTAGCTCAAACTGAGAACGTTCGAATTTAGTCCTTAACTTCTCAAACTTCTTCCGCCCAAGTTCTTGTATCGTTCGTGCCTGAAGCAAATATAGGGGGGGGAAAGGAACCGTAGCAAAATGATTAGTCATACCACATTTGTTGGTATACAGTCTCCAGTGCATTGAGCTTTATACCTGTCGGTGGTATACAGTCTCTGGTGCATTGTATAGCATTGCGTTTGagcaaattaaaaatacatcattCTGCATTCACCAATTCACACAAGTCAGTGTAATAACAGTAGAACCTTTTGTCtcacatattttatataattaattcaaaatatatatatatatatatatatatagagtgaGAGAGAGATGATAAAGAAAGCAAACTTCAGGAATTTTATCCAATACAGGAATTAAGTAAAGATGCAAGTTGATTCATACATTTCTGGAATATCATGCATCAAAGTTGCCAATGATAAAAAGTCATTAATGAATTGTCAGtatgaagagagagagagagagatgatAAAGAAAGCAAACTTCAGGAATTTTATCCAATAGAGGAATTAAGTAAAGATGCAAGTTGATTCATACATTTCTGGAATATCATGCATCAAAGTTGCCAAtgataaaaaatcattaatgaATTGTTAGTATGAAGAAAAGCCACACTGGTTAGAGAGAAAAATGCTGCCTCAATGCctattaaaaatcattataaattatAGTACTTCATGAAACATTTATGTTTCATGAGAGAACTCCTCAactacaattatttataaaactaactaactaaaaaTAAGATCTGAATATCATATAGCACAAAGACACTGCCACTACTTCATAAGCAATCAATATTTAGAACCCAGGATCCAGTACATATCTCTCAGCCATTACAATCTGAGTAACATCTATGAAAAACCAGGAAGCcagaaacaaaatattttaggcTGACGGCAGATATCTTGTATCTACAACATGGGTGGCAAGTAGATAACCAGTCaatatataaagaaaacaaaaaatatatgatggtgccaataataattgaatatctGATTCCTATCAGTAGCATGCCATTTCCAACAAGTATTCATTAACCCTGACTAGCCAGTCATCTTGAAGACAAGCCAATAAACATGAGATGATGCATCAACCAATAAGATACTAAACTATGAAGCACATTTTGTCTGGAGTTGCTtcttactattttaaaatgatgtaATGACCATCTGTAAGTAACACTACAGATATGCTACAACTTGACAGCATGCTGAGTAATTGAGAAATAGCCATCCCAATGTTTTGTTAACATGCTATGTATTAACTATATGTGACCAGCTATTGCTAACACCCGACATTTTTTACAGGTACATCATTGACAATAGCCATCCGTGTAAAATCCATTAAAGAAAAGACAGAGCAGGTTATGCCTATATTTGAGTCGTAACCCACGAAGCACCGACACAGACACTGCACACGACACCAACACTAACATGTAGACACCGGTAATAATTTGAAAAGCTGAAAGTTAGGTTGTCAATCTCAGATAGCGGCGAGGAGCGCCAAACCCTAACCATGGGACAGCAGGATGACCGCTATTGCTAAGGCCAAAAAAACAGTATATaaactaaacataaaatacaaacagtatacaaaaatactaaaaaaatagcaaaatacACAATTAAAAGGGTAATCATACTTAATAACCAAAATCCAACATCAAAATCAGAGTCACAAAAAGAACGAAAACAACAAAGCAAGAACATAACGATGCTAAACCAACCCCTTTTTgggtttataataataaaaaattagggCTTAAGTGGATGCTGAATGACCTAGATACCATTAATgaagaacaaaaaaattaaatgaaaaaaacttgtgtttttgaaaaAGTCCTAGAACAGATCCAATAGCGGGTCGAGCTGGGATAACGAGTTGCAATGATAGCAGGAATTGCAGGCGGGAGCGCCGCTACTGTCGAACGCGTTTTTCCGATCGGTGGCATTGCGGCCAACCCTTCTACCGCATCAGGATAGCGGGATAGCAGGATTGCGCAAGATCACGTCGGGGTTGAAACATAGGCTGAAAGTAATTGAATATAATCAGATGTGGTGGTGTTGTACGTTGACACATGTCATACACCATACACCGGACATGCCTTCAATATGAAGTGTCCATGCTACATAGGTTTCATCAACTCTCACGTACAAGTAATGCATCCACACAAGAGCACAATCAACAGCCAAATCCATTGCAAAAAACCAAAAtcttaacaaaacaaaaaattatactcATTAACAGCTTTGTATACCTCAAATTGTTCTAAGGTAGAATAAGATCCATTAGCCAACTTGTTCCTCACTGTGGCAAAATCCATGGGATGCTCAATCACATCGTGATAATCAGGAAGCTGCatgttaaaacaaaatttgaacttCGAACTCAAGGAAGTCTTCAAAAAGCAAGACAAGATTACCAACTCACAGGAATAAAATTCCACACACCTCTTCTGGATCAACAGGGTCTGCAAACACACCATATATATCCTTTCTGCCAATCATTCAAACCACAACAGTACCGATTCAGAAAACAAAACAGTACCCAAAAACACAAACACCACTATGCAATCATTCACATAATCATAAAcaccaaaacaaaaaattgtgaAATGCAAAAACACATACTTCTGAAGCTTGTCAAGGATCAAATCCAAAATCTTCTTATCAGGCAATGGAATCCCATATGGAGAATTGGCTGGAGTTCCTAACAGTAAAAgattaaataaatcaacaaatttTCAGACACACACAAAGGATGATGCAGAAACAGAACCTTCAATACCCTTTCAGTACATatcactttttctt from Cicer arietinum cultivar CDC Frontier isolate Library 1 chromosome 5, Cicar.CDCFrontier_v2.0, whole genome shotgun sequence carries:
- the LOC101489634 gene encoding uncharacterized protein isoform X2, whose protein sequence is MVQIAKRKKGRPSKADLARRSAESPAVTTDSDSRRSLRRRNARYNIIDYDGDYIDEDEEDERKREKKKLKLMAKLHHGEQEQEFEDHAPMEEEECDEIEGGEENEDAEVKHEEDDAIKGTKVDFKGLHYVSVSANSPYGIPLPDKKILDLILDKLQKKDIYGVFADPVDPEELPDYHDVIEHPMDFATVRNKLANGSYSTLEQFENDVFLICSNAMLYNAPETVYHRQARTIQELGRKKFEKLRTKFERSQFELKSEQKTRSNSLVKKSLKKTPGCASQEPVGFDFSSGATLATIGDIQPTFHPMQGGSCERPGNIDGIVEGNTFLIDANQEKSEDVLTGKSMLYKLGRKSFVLDDNRRASYNMPNQPISRSDSTFMTFESGMRQLVTVGVHTEYSYTRSLARFSASLGPIVWKVASHRIQQALPASCKFGRGWVGEYEPLPNPIYMLSNHVQKDTSLILKLHGDKKFTDVEPSTEHPVNGHVLEGKHSSNCPTRGPVFEGNPSIGSAGVKPNQQNAQSRNFGKSENKSLKKLELKSLPSSNQNHSSLVAKFESNTPTAESKPNEIAPRNLNALPSTTFKQPDTNEIVSGELPDGKFMKTSLNRRSNGPSSDSTSKQTTRAAAPFVVRGQEQGVSDPVQSMRMFTEEAQKQQTSSNHSPVGTLPEKPSIPSDQRDNLGNASTEAARAWMSAGAGGFKLGPENTGSPKNQISADSFHNLPREFHQHISRIRGESPGGMSFQSDKNNFPFHAPRPQPIHTGAVSQFSNQPMVFPQSTSADQPRFQMQSPWRGLSPRSQSRQKQETFPPDLNIDCQSPGSPAKQSSGTIDSPQPDLALQL
- the LOC101489634 gene encoding uncharacterized protein isoform X1 is translated as MVQIAKRKKGRPSKADLARRSAESPAVTTDSDSRRSLRRRNARYNIIDYDGDYIDEDEEDERKREKKKLKLMAKLHHGEQEQEFEDHAPMEEEECDEIEGGEENEDAEVKHEEDDAIKGTKVDFKGLHYVSVSGTPANSPYGIPLPDKKILDLILDKLQKKDIYGVFADPVDPEELPDYHDVIEHPMDFATVRNKLANGSYSTLEQFENDVFLICSNAMLYNAPETVYHRQARTIQELGRKKFEKLRTKFERSQFELKSEQKTRSNSLVKKSLKKTPGCASQEPVGFDFSSGATLATIGDIQPTFHPMQGGSCERPGNIDGIVEGNTFLIDANQEKSEDVLTGKSMLYKLGRKSFVLDDNRRASYNMPNQPISRSDSTFMTFESGMRQLVTVGVHTEYSYTRSLARFSASLGPIVWKVASHRIQQALPASCKFGRGWVGEYEPLPNPIYMLSNHVQKDTSLILKLHGDKKFTDVEPSTEHPVNGHVLEGKHSSNCPTRGPVFEGNPSIGSAGVKPNQQNAQSRNFGKSENKSLKKLELKSLPSSNQNHSSLVAKFESNTPTAESKPNEIAPRNLNALPSTTFKQPDTNEIVSGELPDGKFMKTSLNRRSNGPSSDSTSKQTTRAAAPFVVRGQEQGVSDPVQSMRMFTEEAQKQQTSSNHSPVGTLPEKPSIPSDQRDNLGNASTEAARAWMSAGAGGFKLGPENTGSPKNQISADSFHNLPREFHQHISRIRGESPGGMSFQSDKNNFPFHAPRPQPIHTGAVSQFSNQPMVFPQSTSADQPRFQMQSPWRGLSPRSQSRQKQETFPPDLNIDCQSPGSPAKQSSGTIDSPQPDLALQL